One genomic segment of [Phormidium] sp. ETS-05 includes these proteins:
- a CDS encoding ROK family protein, which yields MAQEELAKGSDSRCVVGMDLGGSAIKLGLFAADGSCVRDMMVATPQPATPEAVLAAMVEAIARLDPSNQSEAIGIGTPGPVDATGRIAKIAINLKGWHNVPLADWLEAKTGKPTVLANDANCAGMGEAWLGAGRGCRNFIMLTLGTGVGGAIILDGKLFVGHNGAAGELGLITLNLYGPECNSGNRGSLEQYVSVQAIRRQTGGMEPDHLAHMAQAGNRQAHEFWESYGHHLGAGLASLIYVLSPEVVAIGGGISASADLFLPAAIAEVERRVLPECRSGLQIIPAQLGGKAGTVGAAKLAYSLI from the coding sequence ATGGCTCAAGAAGAGTTGGCTAAAGGGAGTGATAGTCGCTGCGTGGTGGGGATGGACTTGGGAGGGAGTGCCATCAAACTGGGGTTGTTTGCGGCGGATGGGAGCTGTGTTCGGGATATGATGGTGGCGACGCCGCAACCGGCGACACCGGAGGCGGTTTTGGCGGCGATGGTGGAGGCGATCGCCCGTTTGGACCCATCAAACCAAAGTGAAGCGATCGGCATTGGCACCCCCGGTCCTGTTGACGCCACCGGGAGAATCGCAAAAATAGCCATCAACTTGAAAGGATGGCATAACGTCCCCCTAGCCGACTGGTTAGAAGCGAAAACCGGTAAACCCACAGTCCTAGCCAACGATGCCAACTGCGCGGGAATGGGAGAAGCATGGCTCGGAGCTGGTCGGGGGTGCCGTAACTTTATCATGCTGACCCTAGGGACCGGAGTCGGCGGCGCCATTATCCTCGATGGTAAACTGTTTGTCGGACATAACGGCGCCGCTGGAGAACTGGGTTTAATTACCCTCAACCTCTACGGACCAGAGTGCAACAGCGGCAACCGGGGGTCTTTAGAACAGTACGTATCAGTACAAGCCATTCGGCGACAAACAGGGGGGATGGAACCGGACCACCTGGCCCATATGGCACAAGCAGGCAACCGGCAAGCACATGAGTTTTGGGAGAGTTACGGCCATCACTTAGGGGCCGGTTTAGCCAGTTTGATTTACGTTTTGTCACCAGAAGTAGTAGCGATCGGCGGCGGTATCAGCGCCAGTGCCGACCTATTTTTACCCGCCGCGATCGCCGAAGTAGAAAGAAGAGTATTACCAGAATGCCGCTCAGGACTGCAAATCATCCCCGCACAACTAGGAGGAAAAGCCGGAACCGTCGGAGCCGCCAAACTAGCTTACTCCCTAATCTAG